Genomic segment of Raphanus sativus cultivar WK10039 unplaced genomic scaffold, ASM80110v3 Scaffold0187, whole genome shotgun sequence:
GGGTTTCGAAGGAGcagctgatgatgatgatgatgaagtgtATATAAgctagggtttagggtttactacGCGCGCCGTTCTTTCAACTGTAAGCCCATTagtctttatttttaatgggtTTCGTTACTTCTTTCTGTGATGGGCCTCTCACGGGCCTTTAGTTTCTCTTTTTGATGGGCTTAACCActcaccccccccccccccccaaagaATTGCGGtttgaattgaattgaattgaattgaTAATTTTGTCACACACAGAGTCCATAATGATACGTATACAACTCCCAAAAAGTAATGATTCGATTCTTACAGAACTCAATGTAATATTAACCATCATGGATTACTAaaaagttttaagattttagttGACACTCCAAAACATGTTCCTCTCAATCAGATAGACTAGTATATATTGGACATAAAAACACGCACACGAGTATAGTTCGGGTATACCAAAGAAACGTGTTAATATCTCATTTGGACAAAGCACCCGTTTTACTCATGTCAGAAAATAGTAAGAAAAACGTGGAATTTAACACTGACACTGGAAAATTATAGGATTTGTTTCTTTAAACCAAAAGTGAGAGAAATAGATAGATTATAGATTCCGGATTTggattacaaaaacaaaactaaagcCAAAACTGAAAATGTCTTTCAATTGCTTAACGATAAGAACAGCTCTTTCAGGGTAAACCGGAACCAGATGGAGCTGCAGCGCTGTAACCACCAGCACCACGGCCAAATCCAGGCCTACCACCACTTCCCTGTCAACACAAACAGCAATCACATATGCAATGTTAAAACTCATCAACTACTGACAAAGTAGATCATTTGTAAAAAAATCTCATTTGCTTTTTGGTAAAACTGTTAGGGAtggttagagagagagagatttactTGGAAAGAGGGTTGGTAATCAGCAGGAGCTCCACCCTTTTCACCTCCAACATCACCACCACGTGGCCCTGCACGGTACCCATCACGGTCACCATATCTGGGACGGTCTCCCTCAAAGCGAGGTGGTCCTctgaaacaaacaacaaacCACCCCCAATGTTACCGAATCAGACAAATATTATACAGATTCCAAGACAGAAACCAAACTACCTTGGGCGATCACCAGGTGGGCCACCAAAAGGACGGCCAATGAGCTTAGCAGACTTCTTCAAGGTCGCAGGAACAACATCAGACGGAAGGTTAAGATAAGTTCTCAAAAACTCAATGCCTTCATTGGTCAAAAACCAATAATAGTGCATCCATGCGAACGTCTCCCTAACGTACTCCTTGGACTTGAAACTCTGCATGAGCTTGATCACTTGCAAGTTTGGTACTGACTCAATCAACGGATGCTTTGCGAGGTTGAAATCCTTCTTCGCAAACAATACTCCTTCTGTAGAAACCCCAGGTAGTGATATAGATCATTTCACACACAAATCATTGCAATAGCTACCTCATAATcttaaagattcaaactttgtGAACGACCCTCGAAAGTTCACTAGATCTAGCATCTACATTACTCAGTTAATAAGCTTACAAACCTTTGAAGAGGTACTTGCAGATCTCTCTGCGGTTGGTCTCTGAGATAATCTGTTGAACAATCAGTACATTACATAGTGTAAAAATAGAGAAACAGAACAAAAGCAGAGTCTATACCATCGTCTTGTTGGTAAGAGCTTTCGCTGCAACGAGGAACAGAgcttctttgtttttattttttttggtcaaaagagGCAGAGAGCTTTAGCTAAGGTAAAAgtagggttttcttttgataaaacaTGACATGGGCTTTTATTGGGCCGAACATTGTTTGCGAGCAGAGCTTCCACTGTGTATGGGTCATAGTTCTGCAAAGGCTGGCCTTTGGATAGTCGAAATAGGTCTAACCGGTTCCAAATTAGATTTCTGAATCTCATCAATACAACTCGATTTAGATTATATAATTCATGGCTGACAAATTGTAGAACTCCAAATTGTATTAGAGATTTGAAAAGGAAAATATGATCCAGTACAAAATGAACGAGCAAAGTGAGAAGAGAGACCTGCCTTGCCTATAGTGGTGTTATGTTAACAATTATTATATGGTTTGAAACTTTGAATCCATTTTGAAATAAAGTCAcaattgtatttaaaatttgggACATCGGTCCATACAATTTATATGCTAGTCTGGTAACAAAAGATTCAGTTATCCcctaatattaattaaaaagcaTTCTAAGTTTCAATCAAACATTTTGATATTCAGTTCATTCTAAAGCATTAGCTAATTAAGTTTCTTCTGGAACAAGAATcagcataaaaaaaaaaccttgttCACGACTTGAAATACATtcctttttaaaacaaaatagtgATAATCTAGTGACAATTTCTTGGAGTTTGGTGTGTACATTAGTCATGGGTTCAATTTTTTATGGGAATTAAATTCACTACTCTGCTAGTATAGGTTTAGAATTCGGTCCAAAtgatttatatgatggaccgtAACATAAGATCAGTCCATTCTTTGGGTATTAGCCGGAAggtattataaatttgtattaggCATTATAGTATGTTTCGTATTAGT
This window contains:
- the LOC108849436 gene encoding 40S ribosomal protein S10-1 is translated as MIISETNRREICKYLFKEGVLFAKKDFNLAKHPLIESVPNLQVIKLMQSFKSKEYVRETFAWMHYYWFLTNEGIEFLRTYLNLPSDVVPATLKKSAKLIGRPFGGPPGDRPRGPPRFEGDRPRYGDRDGYRAGPRGGDVGGEKGGAPADYQPSFQGSGGRPGFGRGAGGYSAAAPSGSGLP